Proteins found in one Micromonospora sp. WMMD1082 genomic segment:
- a CDS encoding glycosyltransferase codes for MVDVSTAAAVAWQFTGRDRDRRERTALQVMVGGYDLMAYPPMHSEMYAGSHRGAFSALATNRRRVEGLVAELRASRSGIAWVAEMLPKSEVIQVLTHATVFVCPSVYEPMGIVILEAMACETAVVATATGGISEVVADGETGLLVPIEQAADGSGAPLDPSRFEAALAARLTELLANPQHAAEPAAAGLSTSPGTPSPTRPWPVPVGGAAGHRGQGRDLPERGGPLDRCPVLIVPARSGATPPLVCGAGAGP; via the coding sequence ATGGTCGACGTCTCCACCGCCGCTGCGGTCGCCTGGCAGTTCACCGGCCGCGACCGCGACCGCCGCGAGCGCACCGCGCTACAGGTCATGGTCGGCGGGTACGACTTGATGGCGTACCCGCCTATGCACTCGGAAATGTACGCCGGCAGTCATCGGGGAGCGTTCTCCGCCCTCGCCACTAATCGCCGCCGAGTGGAGGGGTTGGTCGCCGAGCTGCGGGCGAGCCGGTCCGGGATCGCCTGGGTGGCAGAGATGCTGCCGAAGTCCGAGGTGATCCAGGTGCTGACCCACGCCACCGTCTTCGTCTGCCCGTCGGTGTACGAGCCGATGGGCATCGTCATCCTGGAGGCGATGGCCTGCGAGACGGCGGTGGTGGCGACCGCCACCGGCGGCATCTCGGAAGTGGTCGCCGACGGCGAGACCGGGCTGCTGGTCCCGATCGAGCAGGCCGCCGACGGCTCCGGCGCGCCGCTGGACCCGTCCCGCTTCGAGGCCGCTCTGGCGGCACGGCTCACTGAGCTGCTCGCCAACCCGCAGCACGCCGCCGAGCCGGCCGCCGCCGGGCTGTCGACTTCTCCTGGGACGCCATCGCCCACCAGACCCTGGCCTGTACCGGTCGGTGGTGCGGCAGGGCACCGCGGCCAGGGTCGTGACCTGCCCGAGCGGGGCGGCCCACTGGACCGGTGCCCGGTCCTCATTGTGCCCGCACGTTCAGGCGCGACTCCACCGTTGGTGTGCGGCGCCGGAGCAGGTCCATAG
- a CDS encoding ricin-type beta-trefoil lectin domain protein codes for MNRPLRLVMAIVATCVTLAGTALVSVLPVSAAPGSPAVRPPLGWNSWNTFGCNIDEGKIRAAADAMVNSGMRAAGYQYVVVDDCWQAATRDSAGNLRADPTRFPSGMKALGDYIHARGLKFGIYQAPRERTCAQYFNTIGGATGALNREQQDANTFASWGVDFLKYDWCSPWGTVNDQVASFSKMRDALRATGRPIVYSINPNSAHSNTGPSYNWGSVADMWRTTEDITDRWSTGCRADCFMGITEILDVQAPLHSWAGPQHWNDPDMLVVGVRNTFTPTENRAHFSMRAIMAAPLMAGNDITSMTADVRTVLTNPDVLAINQDSAGRQAQRVRDFGETEVWAKTLSDGSGAVALLNRSNSTATVSTTATEIGMPSASGYHLFDVWTKATRNTTGAVSATVPPHGVVMYRVRTGSTTPTDTFSLRGVGSGRCLDVLGGVPNDGTRAVIWDCNGGTTQIITATSGQLRIGGKCLDADNNGTANGTRVIVWTCGSGANQQWTMQSDGTIRGNQSGKCVDVNQAATANNSPLVLWTCSGAAHQRWSRA; via the coding sequence ATGAACCGTCCTCTTCGACTGGTGATGGCCATCGTCGCCACCTGCGTGACGTTGGCCGGTACGGCACTCGTCTCCGTTCTCCCCGTCTCCGCCGCGCCCGGCAGCCCGGCCGTCCGCCCGCCGCTGGGCTGGAACAGTTGGAACACCTTCGGCTGCAACATCGATGAAGGTAAGATCCGTGCGGCTGCCGACGCCATGGTCAACTCAGGGATGCGGGCAGCCGGCTACCAGTACGTCGTCGTCGACGACTGCTGGCAGGCAGCGACCCGTGACAGCGCCGGTAACCTGCGCGCGGATCCGACCCGCTTCCCGTCCGGCATGAAGGCACTGGGCGACTACATCCACGCTCGAGGGCTCAAGTTCGGCATCTACCAGGCGCCCCGCGAGAGGACCTGCGCCCAGTACTTCAACACCATCGGTGGCGCCACCGGCGCCCTCAACCGGGAGCAGCAGGACGCCAACACGTTCGCATCGTGGGGCGTCGACTTCCTCAAGTACGACTGGTGCTCGCCGTGGGGAACGGTGAACGACCAAGTCGCCAGCTTCTCCAAGATGCGCGACGCGCTGCGTGCCACAGGCCGGCCGATTGTCTACTCGATCAACCCCAACAGCGCCCACTCCAACACCGGGCCCTCCTACAACTGGGGCTCGGTAGCGGACATGTGGCGCACCACGGAGGACATCACCGACCGGTGGAGCACCGGCTGCCGCGCCGACTGCTTCATGGGCATCACCGAGATCCTCGACGTGCAGGCACCCCTGCACTCCTGGGCGGGACCGCAGCACTGGAACGACCCCGACATGCTCGTCGTGGGCGTCCGCAACACCTTCACCCCTACCGAGAACCGGGCACACTTCAGCATGCGGGCCATCATGGCCGCCCCGCTGATGGCCGGCAACGACATCACCTCAATGACCGCGGACGTGCGCACCGTCCTGACAAACCCGGATGTGCTGGCAATCAACCAGGACAGCGCCGGCCGGCAGGCCCAGCGGGTCCGTGATTTCGGCGAGACCGAGGTATGGGCGAAGACCCTCAGTGACGGTTCCGGAGCTGTCGCCCTGCTGAACCGCTCCAACAGCACCGCGACGGTGTCCACCACCGCCACCGAGATCGGCATGCCCTCGGCCAGCGGCTACCACCTGTTCGACGTTTGGACCAAAGCGACCCGAAACACCACCGGGGCAGTCAGCGCGACCGTCCCGCCGCACGGAGTGGTCATGTATCGGGTGCGGACCGGCTCCACGACTCCCACCGACACGTTCAGCCTACGCGGCGTCGGAAGCGGTCGTTGCCTGGATGTCCTCGGCGGCGTCCCGAACGACGGCACCCGGGCGGTCATCTGGGACTGTAACGGTGGCACCACGCAAATCATCACCGCGACGTCCGGCCAACTGCGCATCGGAGGCAAATGCCTCGACGCCGACAACAACGGCACCGCGAACGGTACCAGAGTGATCGTCTGGACCTGCGGCAGCGGCGCCAACCAGCAATGGACGATGCAGTCCGATGGCACCATCCGCGGAAACCAATCCGGCAAGTGCGTCGACGTGAACCAGGCCGCCACCGCCAACAACTCACCCCTCGTCCTATGGACCTGCTCCGGCGCCGCACACCAACGGTGGAGTCGCGCCTGA
- a CDS encoding alpha/beta fold hydrolase, whose amino-acid sequence MARRRQPAAGRRAPDHRGRQPLRSLSGDAAAVSDLLASIDGPIVLVGHSYGGMVASNAAVGNDNVKALVYVAALAPEKGENTPDLLGKFPGATLGEHLYEMPLSDGTADVYVDAESYHEHFAADLPAEQVALDAATQRAFNTSALNEAPASRPGRPSRPGSSRRSWTPPSRSRRSASWPSEPTRERRSKSPAPHTRFRPLSPKRWQTSSSAPPPPPPEPVARAAKPNRKDEPGSHGLTIDSPPEGESRMPTVTVPRIGREPLHESGSSPCGVYAKGGTIGRSESEGFDLLIALGWSHVRSTRFLLHIGG is encoded by the coding sequence TTGGCACGGCGTCGTCAGCCGGCTGCGGGCCGCCGGGCACCGGACCATCGCGGCCGGCAACCGCTGCGCAGCCTGTCCGGGGACGCCGCCGCGGTGTCCGATCTGTTGGCCTCGATCGACGGCCCGATTGTGCTGGTCGGGCATTCGTACGGCGGCATGGTGGCCTCGAACGCCGCGGTCGGCAACGACAACGTGAAGGCCCTCGTCTACGTGGCTGCCCTGGCACCGGAGAAGGGCGAGAACACGCCCGACCTGCTCGGCAAGTTCCCTGGCGCCACGCTGGGCGAGCACCTGTACGAGATGCCGCTCAGCGACGGCACCGCCGACGTTTACGTCGACGCGGAGAGCTACCACGAGCACTTCGCCGCGGACCTGCCGGCCGAGCAGGTCGCACTCGACGCCGCCACCCAGCGGGCGTTCAACACCTCGGCACTCAACGAGGCACCGGCGAGCCGGCCTGGAAGACCATCCCGTCCTGGTTCATCTCGCCGGAGCTGGACCCCGCCATCCCGCTCGAGACGTTCCGCTTCATGGCCGAGCGAGCCGACGCGCGAAAGGCGATCGAAGTCGCCGGCGCCTCACACGCGCTTCCGGCCTCTCAGCCCCAAGCGGTGGCAGACCTCATCCTCCGCGCCGCCGCCGCCACCGCCGGAGCCGGTAGCCCGGGCAGCGAAACCGAATCGAAAGGACGAACCAGGTTCTCATGGGCTAACGATTGACTCTCCCCCGGAGGGAGAGTCAAGGATGCCGACGGTGACCGTGCCTCGTATCGGCCGTGAGCCACTTCACGAAAGCGGCTCGTCTCCCTGCGGTGTGTACGCTAAAGGTGGCACGATCGGTCGCTCTGAGTCGGAGGGATTCGACCTCTTGATCGCTCTGGGTTGGTCCCACGTTCGGTCTACCAGATTCCTGTTGCACATAGGGGGATAG
- a CDS encoding BTAD domain-containing putative transcriptional regulator — MPTTSGDGRPFCFAVLGPVQVWRHGVELDIGARQQRLILALLLANAGQPVGIGDIVEALWDQRPPASAVNVVHRYIGALRRLFEPGLPTRSAGRWLLGDAAGYRMRVDTDSLDLLKLRQLTGQARADELAGRLTEAMSTYEDALSMWRGPTGGASELASYDRLAFSVVDHECADLARQATCLALRLDRVRSVLPVLWRLAEHRPLDEALQAQFLLALSADGQQAEAIALYQNIRRRLADELGVMPGDELSAAYHRILRQSVAGPESSGKAEPPPTAQPGRTLIGRASGLTAVLPAQLPADLPWFTGRDDAQRQTLGLVNSHVMTQASMPVLAIDGIPGIGKTALAIHLAHQLADSYPDGQLYVDLQGFDPDQSVLHPAEALQGFLNALGVPDTDIPASHHARSGLYRSVLAGRRILVVLDNAHSVEQVRPLLPGATGCLVLVTSRKRLTGLATAHGAHLMTLDVLPPEDARNCLILRIGADRTSAAPEAIDEIIERCGRLPLALAMVAARALAHPDHQLADIARELREAQGSLDAFSVDDMANDIRAIFSWSYRMLGARAARLFRLLSLHPGQDITVAAMASLAGVPLGEARLLAGELVRTGLLAEHTLGRFTSHDLIRAYAQELVHLHEDDQARQRAAERLGHHYRQTVYEADLLLTPTMVLDPPETLQGVVVTRLNDATEAVAWLNADRHVLSAVVQRQLDDGRVATAWRLAISLQRFHQGEGWWHDWAAMARACLLAATSAGDDLGQAHLSRSLAGAEHVLGNHDEAARLLRQSLDLFVGLGLRWEQALVYRNRGQVSVAQESHLDAVAHYERALRIFEALGDLSDQVIVLCCLADAHSCLGRPNVGMDLANRALPIARAMGDLNGQGLCYETLAKCFQAKGDLTASLASWRRAADIYQQTGWRMNSVECLLPQGDASLALGDPDGARAAWQQALELLSHLRVPQVSAIKERLRGLETARAVRVPGGRR, encoded by the coding sequence GTGCCAACGACCAGCGGCGACGGGAGACCGTTCTGTTTCGCCGTGCTCGGGCCGGTGCAAGTCTGGCGGCACGGCGTGGAACTGGACATCGGTGCCCGGCAGCAGCGCCTGATCCTGGCACTGCTTCTGGCCAACGCCGGACAACCGGTCGGTATCGGCGACATCGTCGAGGCGCTCTGGGACCAGCGGCCGCCCGCAAGCGCCGTCAACGTCGTACACCGCTACATCGGCGCGTTGCGGCGCCTCTTCGAACCCGGTCTGCCGACCCGATCGGCCGGCCGTTGGCTGCTGGGCGACGCGGCGGGTTATCGCATGCGCGTCGACACGGACAGTCTCGACCTGCTGAAGCTGCGTCAGCTGACCGGGCAGGCGCGAGCGGACGAGCTCGCCGGGCGGCTCACCGAGGCGATGTCGACATATGAGGACGCACTCAGCATGTGGCGTGGACCGACTGGCGGTGCGTCCGAGCTGGCCTCGTACGACCGCCTCGCGTTCAGTGTGGTGGACCACGAGTGCGCGGACCTGGCCCGGCAGGCCACTTGTCTGGCGTTGCGCCTGGACCGGGTCCGATCGGTCCTTCCGGTGTTGTGGCGCTTGGCCGAACACCGCCCGCTGGACGAGGCGTTGCAAGCCCAGTTCCTGCTGGCGCTGTCCGCCGACGGCCAACAAGCCGAAGCGATCGCACTGTACCAGAACATCCGCCGCCGGCTTGCCGATGAGCTGGGAGTGATGCCGGGTGACGAACTCAGTGCGGCGTACCACCGCATTCTGCGGCAGAGCGTGGCCGGACCGGAGTCATCCGGGAAGGCCGAGCCGCCGCCGACTGCGCAACCAGGCCGGACACTAATCGGCCGAGCCTCGGGCCTCACCGCGGTGCTGCCCGCCCAACTGCCGGCAGACCTGCCCTGGTTCACCGGCCGCGACGACGCCCAGCGCCAAACGCTCGGCCTGGTCAACAGCCACGTAATGACCCAGGCATCGATGCCGGTGCTCGCCATCGACGGCATTCCCGGCATCGGCAAGACCGCCCTGGCCATCCACCTGGCCCACCAACTGGCCGACAGCTATCCGGACGGGCAGCTCTACGTCGACCTGCAGGGCTTCGACCCCGACCAGTCGGTGCTGCACCCCGCGGAGGCCCTCCAAGGCTTCCTCAACGCGCTCGGTGTTCCGGACACCGACATCCCGGCGAGCCATCACGCCCGCAGTGGCCTGTACCGCAGCGTCCTGGCCGGCCGCCGTATCCTCGTCGTGCTCGACAACGCGCACAGCGTCGAGCAGGTCCGTCCGCTGTTGCCGGGCGCAACCGGCTGCCTCGTGCTGGTCACCAGCCGCAAGCGTCTCACCGGCTTGGCCACCGCGCACGGCGCCCACCTCATGACCCTTGACGTGCTGCCACCCGAGGACGCGCGTAACTGCCTGATCCTCCGTATCGGAGCGGACCGGACCTCCGCCGCCCCGGAAGCGATCGACGAAATCATAGAGCGGTGCGGGCGGCTCCCGCTGGCGCTGGCGATGGTCGCCGCCCGTGCCCTGGCCCACCCCGATCACCAGCTGGCCGACATCGCCCGGGAACTGCGGGAGGCGCAGGGCAGCCTGGACGCGTTCTCCGTCGACGACATGGCCAACGACATCCGGGCGATCTTCTCCTGGTCGTACCGGATGCTCGGTGCCCGCGCGGCTCGCCTGTTCCGGTTGCTGTCGCTTCATCCGGGCCAGGACATCACGGTCGCGGCGATGGCCAGCCTCGCCGGCGTACCGTTGGGCGAGGCGCGTCTGCTGGCCGGCGAGCTGGTCCGGACCGGCCTGCTCGCGGAGCACACCTTGGGCCGGTTCACCAGCCACGACCTCATTCGGGCGTACGCTCAGGAGTTGGTTCACCTACACGAGGACGACCAGGCCCGACAGCGTGCGGCCGAACGGCTCGGCCACCACTACCGGCAGACCGTGTACGAAGCAGATCTGCTGCTGACACCCACAATGGTGCTGGACCCGCCGGAGACGCTACAGGGTGTGGTCGTCACCCGCCTGAACGACGCAACTGAGGCGGTCGCCTGGCTCAACGCGGACCGGCACGTCCTCAGCGCCGTGGTGCAGCGACAGCTCGATGACGGCCGGGTCGCTACGGCCTGGCGCCTGGCGATCAGCCTTCAGCGTTTCCACCAGGGCGAGGGCTGGTGGCACGACTGGGCGGCGATGGCGCGCGCCTGTCTGCTCGCGGCCACTTCCGCCGGGGACGACCTCGGCCAGGCCCACCTCTCCCGCAGCTTGGCCGGCGCCGAGCACGTGCTGGGCAACCATGACGAGGCCGCGCGTCTCCTCCGTCAGTCACTGGACCTGTTCGTCGGGCTCGGGCTTCGCTGGGAACAGGCCCTGGTGTACCGCAACCGCGGCCAGGTGAGCGTCGCGCAGGAGAGTCATCTCGATGCCGTCGCACACTACGAGCGCGCCCTGCGCATCTTCGAGGCGCTGGGCGACCTGTCCGACCAGGTCATCGTCCTGTGCTGTCTGGCCGACGCGCATTCCTGCCTCGGCCGGCCGAACGTCGGAATGGACCTTGCCAACCGAGCGCTGCCGATCGCCAGAGCGATGGGTGACCTCAACGGCCAGGGCCTCTGCTACGAGACGCTGGCCAAGTGCTTCCAGGCCAAGGGAGACCTGACTGCCTCGCTGGCGTCCTGGAGACGGGCGGCCGACATCTACCAGCAGACCGGGTGGCGGATGAACTCGGTCGAGTGCCTGCTGCCACAGGGCGACGCCTCGCTGGCCCTCGGTGACCCGGACGGAGCCCGTGCAGCCTGGCAGCAGGCACTCGAGCTGCTGAGCCACCTGCGGGTGCCCCAGGTGTCCGCGATCAAGGAACGCCTGCGAGGTCTGGAGACAGCAAGAGCCGTACGGGTGCCCGGCGGTCGCCGCTGA
- a CDS encoding M20 family metallopeptidase, with protein MEPHDHVTVLRETAHRLQPELVRLRRDLHAYPEMSLDLPRTQAAVIESIDGLGLEVSRGAGLTSVTAVLRGGRPGPAVLLRADMDALPQTEATGLDYASRTPGAMHACGHDLHTAALVGAAHTLAEHRGLLAGDVVFMFQPGEEGWDGAARMIDEGVLDAAGSRVRAAYGLHVRSYGTARGVFRSRPGALMGGVDAFTVTVHGTGGHASMPHLADDPIPVTAQIITSIPPMLTRRFEALDPVVVTVTSVRAGSGANTIPERAELTGTIRTFSEASRPRVRAEFTSLCESAALASGTTAEVTYTDGYPVTVNDPDEYEFAAAVVRDVLGPDRFEPMATPIAAAEDFSRVLNQVPGCYLHLGASAAGDPATAATNHSPYAVFDDSVLADASFVLAELARRALDRLAAS; from the coding sequence GTGGAACCCCACGATCATGTCACCGTCCTGCGCGAGACCGCGCACCGGCTCCAACCGGAGCTGGTCCGGCTGCGCCGGGATCTACACGCGTACCCGGAGATGAGCCTCGACCTGCCGCGTACCCAGGCGGCCGTCATCGAGTCGATTGACGGTCTGGGGCTGGAGGTGTCACGCGGTGCCGGGCTGACCTCGGTGACAGCGGTGCTGCGTGGCGGACGACCCGGCCCGGCGGTACTGCTGCGCGCGGACATGGACGCGCTGCCGCAGACCGAGGCGACCGGCCTGGACTACGCCAGCCGCACGCCCGGGGCGATGCACGCGTGCGGGCACGACCTGCACACCGCCGCCCTGGTCGGCGCGGCCCACACTCTCGCCGAGCACCGCGGCCTGCTGGCCGGCGACGTCGTCTTCATGTTCCAGCCCGGCGAGGAGGGGTGGGACGGCGCCGCCCGGATGATCGACGAGGGTGTGCTCGACGCCGCCGGTTCCCGGGTGCGGGCGGCCTACGGCCTGCACGTGCGCTCCTACGGGACGGCCCGGGGCGTCTTCCGCAGCCGGCCGGGGGCGCTCATGGGTGGCGTCGACGCGTTCACCGTGACGGTGCACGGCACTGGCGGCCACGCGTCGATGCCACATCTGGCCGACGACCCGATCCCGGTGACGGCGCAGATCATCACGTCCATCCCCCCGATGCTCACCCGCCGGTTCGAAGCGCTCGACCCGGTCGTCGTCACCGTCACGTCCGTGCGGGCCGGTAGCGGGGCGAACACCATTCCCGAACGCGCCGAGCTGACCGGCACGATCCGCACGTTCTCGGAGGCGAGCCGCCCTCGGGTCAGGGCCGAATTCACCAGTTTGTGCGAGTCGGCAGCTCTGGCGTCCGGGACGACAGCCGAGGTCACCTACACGGATGGTTACCCGGTGACCGTCAACGACCCGGACGAGTACGAGTTCGCTGCGGCAGTGGTGCGGGACGTGCTGGGCCCGGACCGGTTCGAGCCGATGGCCACGCCGATCGCCGCCGCGGAGGACTTCTCCCGGGTGCTCAACCAGGTGCCGGGCTGCTACCTGCACCTGGGGGCGAGCGCTGCCGGCGACCCGGCGACCGCCGCGACCAACCACAGCCCGTACGCCGTCTTCGACGATTCGGTCCTCGCCGACGCGTCGTTCGTCCTCGCCGAACTCGCCAGGCGTGCACTCGACCGCCTGGCGGCGTCCTGA
- a CDS encoding acyl carrier protein: MRMTITEEVQQQIAAVCEVGLEEIDLAARLSDLPHMDSLRFVELVAWARDRWQIDLRWNTLLDVQTGHAFVDLIEAARGRDLPEQRPHPSPDLRPGL; encoded by the coding sequence ATGCGAATGACCATCACTGAAGAGGTGCAGCAGCAGATCGCCGCCGTGTGCGAGGTCGGTCTGGAGGAAATTGACCTGGCTGCGAGGCTGTCCGATCTGCCGCATATGGATTCGTTGCGGTTCGTCGAGCTGGTCGCCTGGGCTCGGGATCGCTGGCAGATCGACCTGAGATGGAACACCCTGCTCGACGTACAGACCGGCCACGCCTTCGTTGACCTGATCGAGGCGGCACGCGGCCGGGACCTGCCCGAACAACGCCCACACCCGAGCCCGGACCTTCGGCCGGGTTTGTAG
- a CDS encoding sigma-70 family RNA polymerase sigma factor, which produces MRKIHHNNGGALLYFLRSLVPTTASHTAEDLAQETMLRAWRNLDAVPLEPESQRRWLFTVARRLVIDAHRKRQSRPVEVNLLGIEPAASGWESAETVIAMLTLHDAVKELSTAHRSVLHELYVEGCTLDEASARLGVPVGTVKSRAHYAMRQLRNALLTG; this is translated from the coding sequence ATGCGGAAGATCCACCACAACAACGGCGGGGCATTGCTCTACTTCCTGCGGAGCCTGGTCCCCACCACCGCCTCGCACACCGCCGAGGATCTGGCGCAGGAGACCATGCTCCGCGCTTGGCGGAACCTCGACGCCGTGCCGCTCGAGCCCGAGTCGCAGCGGCGCTGGCTGTTCACCGTGGCCCGCCGGCTGGTCATCGACGCGCACCGCAAGCGGCAGTCGCGACCCGTGGAGGTCAATCTCCTCGGCATCGAGCCCGCCGCGTCCGGATGGGAATCCGCCGAGACGGTCATCGCGATGCTCACGCTGCATGATGCCGTCAAGGAACTCAGCACCGCCCACCGCTCGGTCCTCCATGAACTCTACGTCGAGGGCTGCACCTTGGACGAGGCTTCGGCCCGGCTCGGCGTCCCGGTCGGGACCGTCAAGTCACGGGCCCACTACGCCATGCGTCAACTCCGAAACGCCCTGCTGACCGGCTGA
- a CDS encoding sigma-70 family RNA polymerase sigma factor: MTGPNGDATVTELALAAGRGDRAAAAAFVTATQRDVWRFLAHLSSPAEADDLTQETYLRALRSLSTFAGRSSATTWLFTIARRVAVDQVRAAAARPRLVTGGDWQRAVEMCRSGEAPRFEESVVLRRLLDGLPAQRREAFVATQVLGLSYEEAARVCDCPVGTIRSRVARAREDLVAAMTEPAHRLRSS, from the coding sequence ATGACCGGCCCCAACGGCGACGCGACGGTCACCGAGTTGGCGCTGGCTGCGGGTCGAGGCGACCGCGCAGCAGCCGCGGCGTTCGTGACCGCGACCCAGAGGGACGTGTGGCGGTTCTTGGCCCACCTGTCCAGTCCTGCCGAGGCGGACGATCTGACTCAGGAGACCTACCTGCGGGCGCTGCGGAGCCTGTCAACGTTCGCCGGCCGGTCGTCGGCCACCACCTGGCTGTTCACGATCGCCCGCCGGGTCGCGGTCGACCAGGTCCGCGCCGCGGCGGCCCGGCCTCGGCTGGTCACAGGCGGCGACTGGCAGCGGGCCGTCGAAATGTGCCGGTCCGGTGAGGCTCCTCGCTTCGAGGAAAGTGTGGTGCTGCGTCGCCTGCTGGATGGTCTGCCGGCGCAGCGGCGGGAGGCGTTCGTGGCCACCCAGGTGCTCGGGCTGTCATACGAGGAGGCTGCGCGAGTGTGTGACTGCCCGGTGGGCACGATCCGGTCCCGGGTCGCCCGGGCCCGGGAAGATCTGGTCGCCGCGATGACCGAGCCGGCCCACAGGCTCCGTTCCAGCTGA
- a CDS encoding zf-HC2 domain-containing protein — MGCEQFRESLSAGLDGEDRPAERAATDIHLTGCPDCRRWYEAAAMVTRLARIGPAPAGVRVDDAVLDAAPGPASARLSAALRTVLGILGVAQFLLGAAQIGGTAAAEHLHAAGAGAGGHLWHESAAWNIALGAGFAWIALRRTRPSGTVPMLTAFVGVLSLLTANDLIAGRVDLARVLSHGIIAAGYVAILIMTRIGSGPVAPPADLQDSRRWRATLDSEPAPAPHLRLIPGPARPSGTVQASVGVRRAA, encoded by the coding sequence ATGGGGTGTGAGCAGTTCCGGGAGTCCCTTTCGGCGGGCCTCGACGGTGAGGACCGCCCGGCCGAACGCGCCGCCACCGACATCCACCTGACCGGTTGTCCCGACTGTCGCCGCTGGTACGAGGCGGCGGCGATGGTCACCAGGCTGGCCCGCATCGGCCCTGCGCCGGCAGGCGTCCGGGTCGACGACGCGGTTCTCGACGCGGCGCCGGGTCCGGCCTCGGCCCGCCTTTCTGCCGCGCTTCGCACAGTGCTCGGCATCCTCGGCGTCGCCCAGTTCCTCCTTGGTGCCGCCCAGATCGGCGGCACCGCTGCCGCCGAACACCTGCATGCTGCGGGAGCTGGCGCCGGGGGCCACCTCTGGCACGAATCCGCCGCCTGGAATATCGCGCTCGGGGCCGGCTTCGCATGGATCGCCCTACGTCGTACCCGCCCATCCGGCACTGTGCCCATGCTCACCGCGTTCGTCGGCGTACTGAGCCTGCTCACCGCCAACGATCTGATCGCCGGCAGGGTCGACCTCGCCCGCGTCCTGAGCCACGGCATCATCGCCGCCGGATACGTAGCCATCCTGATCATGACGCGGATCGGCAGCGGTCCCGTGGCACCACCCGCCGATCTGCAGGACTCCCGGCGGTGGCGGGCCACCCTCGATTCCGAGCCGGCACCGGCGCCACACCTGCGGTTGATCCCCGGGCCGGCCCGACCATCCGGCACCGTACAAGCCTCTGTCGGCGTACGCCGGGCGGCCTGA
- a CDS encoding pyridoxamine 5'-phosphate oxidase family protein gives MPVIEPALLDTLDRYLTCEFATLSRDGTPIAWPTTPLPCGDGTFLITTSVAFPQKAFNVRRDGRVALLFSNPTGTGLANPPQVMIGGEATCPDVINVVPEGDLGRFWRRIFERQPSSHKFLQPLTRNLMDWYFMRLLIRITPRLVESNVLPASAASQPADGVPGSKTVARYPSAVLGARDKNGNPILRRVTVDALDGRYQIHLPHDADMTSGPASLLVHRHDEHLADMHNASVAGILEGSAASGWSLLPRRIIEPVGDDSLLGRIRSARRCRATADQYLTRRGLARPSIPWADYRALLP, from the coding sequence ATGCCAGTTATCGAACCCGCGTTGCTCGACACCCTTGATCGCTATCTCACCTGCGAGTTCGCGACTTTGTCCCGTGATGGCACGCCAATAGCTTGGCCGACAACCCCACTGCCGTGCGGCGACGGCACCTTCCTTATCACGACCTCCGTAGCCTTCCCGCAGAAGGCATTCAACGTTCGTCGCGACGGACGTGTCGCCCTGCTCTTCTCAAATCCAACCGGCACGGGACTTGCAAACCCGCCACAGGTTATGATTGGCGGAGAGGCTACTTGCCCTGATGTTATCAATGTCGTCCCCGAAGGGGACCTGGGTCGGTTCTGGCGAAGGATTTTTGAGCGCCAACCGTCGTCCCATAAGTTCTTGCAGCCGCTGACCCGCAATCTCATGGACTGGTACTTCATGCGGCTGCTGATCAGGATCACGCCGCGGCTGGTCGAATCCAATGTGCTGCCCGCGTCGGCAGCGAGTCAGCCAGCCGACGGAGTGCCCGGCAGTAAAACTGTGGCGCGGTATCCGAGCGCGGTTCTCGGGGCCCGTGACAAGAACGGCAACCCTATTCTTCGTCGGGTCACCGTCGATGCCTTGGACGGCCGTTATCAGATCCACTTGCCGCACGACGCAGATATGACGAGCGGTCCGGCGAGCTTGCTGGTGCATCGGCACGATGAACACCTCGCCGACATGCACAACGCGAGCGTTGCTGGGATTCTTGAGGGCTCCGCCGCGAGTGGATGGTCACTGCTTCCCAGGCGGATCATCGAACCCGTTGGAGACGACAGCTTGTTGGGAAGGATCCGATCAGCGCGGCGCTGCCGAGCTACGGCAGATCAATATCTCACGCGCCGTGGGCTTGCTCGTCCGAGTATCCCCTGGGCCGACTATCGGGCGCTGCTCCCGTAA